The genomic stretch CCAGCATAAGAGATATTAAGGTGTTCTAAACTAGCAAGTGAACCTATAAACTTGGGCAATTGTCCACTGAAATTATTATTACTAAGGTCCAAATATTTCAAATGCTTCAAGTTAAGTAGAGAAACACTGAGTGTACCTTCTAAACAAGGCACATAGCCATAATAATTATCAGCGCTAACGCCACAAAGTTTGAGACGGATGACATGGCCAGAGTGGTTGTTGCAGCGAATACCGCGCCACTGACAGCATTCCTGAGTGTGCCCCCAAGAGTCGAGGTACCCGCAATGGTCAACACGAATGTCGTGTTTGAAGTGAAGCAGGGCATCTCTCTCACTCTCTACACATTCGACATGGTTATTATTAACCCCTGATGATGTGACTTTCCAACTACAGTAAGTTAGCAACGCATGAAAGAGTACTAGGAGAAGGTTATTATATAATTTGGGTGGAAAATGGGCCgccatttttatataaaattattGTGTATGAATATGATTAACGATTGAATGATATTTGTTTGGTTGATTAGGAGATTGGTGTATGCAGTTATTTGTATAGTATTTTCGGAAAAGTCCTCTACTAGCAAATTGTTAATCAACGTTGGTTCTAATTTGAGACTTGGTCTTGTGGATAATGTTTTCATGATTGATACTTTTATGGTAATGGTTGAGTAATGGTTCAATTCTTGGTCTTCTGGAGTGTAACTGAGCTAAACTTTTCAACAAGGATTGATACTGATTTTTGCCGACGGTTCAGTTAGAGATTTCGATTTTCAAGTGTATGGTGTAAGTATATAATCAATTATTCTTCgtaatttgataaaaattggtggGGCACTTCTATGATGTTTAGTGAAATTTTGTAAAACTCCCCATTTGGTATggtaaaatccaaaaaaaatccaAGATCTTGAATAAAAAAAGGCAAACAGGTTATTTTAGTTGGATACAAGTTGGGTTTGGGTTAATATTAAAATGAGCATAGTCTATGGCGGATCAATGTGTATCGATCCGAGGTACTAGGACACACCAGAAAACGATTTTTTTGTGTGTGTATATGTTCAATTTTCAggccaaaataaataaaatttactttTCGTATAAAAAAAGCCTTTATACTGCAAAGAAAATTATCTGGGCCCGTCAATGGGAACAATCCAGGCGAATTAAATTGTCAGGTCATATTGGGAGATGTTTCGGATTTGTTATAATCAATTATTTAGAGGTAAAGAATAGTTTCTGAATCATAAAATTCAAACTAGTCGGATCCGATTGTGTTGGTACATATCGGATTTTTTTCATATTCGAGTTGGGTGTAGCTTAAATCTGATCAATACAGATCGATCAACTTTGCAGGTATAGGCTTGAGAACCCATTATCTAAAACATACGTCCGCAGTAAGAAGGCATGTTGATGGAATGAGTCGAAGACCTCGAAGTTGTCAAGTTGTTTAAGTGATCTGATGGTGAACTATTGGGAGCAGCAGAGCCCGCTTTTGCGATTGTGTGGGTTCACAAGCTTCATCAGCCATTCACCAGTATGGACTAGATTATTAATGTAAGTCCTCTTTGTTCGCTTGCTAATACTATTTTGGAGTGTAGAGAACGATTAAGGGTCTTACCTTTTGTGAGGATCGCATACGAAAGGGGATCAACAAATTAAACTTGGTTTTCTCTCAAGGACTCGTCCACTTGTAATGGCAAGTTCCATATAAAAGTGATAACCATATTGCAGAATGATTATTCTTGTACTAATGAATTGCATGTAGAATACATCGAAGATTttacatatttatataaataaattACACTCtgtattattacataaaaaagtAGTTACACAATGATGATGGAATGCAGAATGACGTCAGTCTACCCAGCTGCTTAAGACGGCCCTTGGCAAATACGGTGTACTTCTCAATCTATACCATACAGGGCAGGTATTGACTACTTTACTCTGGTGTTCAACCTATAAAATGAACTATTTCCAGCAGATTAATAGTGAAACTGGTGACGATCGATTTTATATGGAACGCTGAAACTAGCATAAACATTTTAAACTGTATCCCTAAACGACAATTAACTGTGTCAGTTAAACTATACATATTGTTTTTGTTAGTTAATTCGGAAACATGGTAGAGCATGAATTTGATCGATTAATGCACAACTAGTTTAGACCCCGTACAATAAATGCACGGTAAATATAGTAATGCACaactagtttagaccccgtgcaTTTAAATatagtttttttatttttgataagATATTTATATGATAGTGGTATTTTATTAACTattcatttttctcgttattgttatttattttgagaaaaaaaagttgaaattgaAAATAATCAAAGGAATTGAGTAATGTGttaaaatgtatttttttttaaatatttttttataCCGCAAAGTTAATAActccaatttataaattttctcaaatttaagtATCAATAAAAGATAGATTTAGCAATTTATAGTTTTatgttatttatattttaattaaaagattatagtttagaatttagtgaaaataatattatttgatgaaaagattattttgtaaattaaaaaataacaaaataattattaatttttATATTTAGTGAATATACTTAAGTTGTCAAtagcttccttatttaaaaaaATGCTTTATGGAGGGAAAAATTATGAATTCACCTATTtttttagtatataggggatatAGGGGATTGATGTCTCTTGTGAATGCATAAAAAAATGTTAATGACAGAATTATTATGATTGAAAGACTTACTAAAGTAACTTCAAGACGATCCCTCCAAGCTCTGGCTACGACAATGACATACACCTTGTCTTTGTGTCTTCATAGAATCAAAAAAAGGCATGTCTCCAAGATCTTTTCAAAACTAATGTGCCACAAACTCCCCAGAATCCTACGATAAATCCAAGAACCACACTGATGCATAGTCCTAGCAGAAAGTCATCTTTTGTGTCTTGCTCACTATCTTCATTTGGCGGGATGGCGGGTGCTTCATCTCCGACACAATTAGGGAGTGGTGCTCCGCAAAGTCCAGGGTTTCCCATGTATGATGACGCATCAAAGCTTTGTAGCTGTGTGCCAACTGGAATCTCACCAGTCAGATTGTTGTCGGAAATATCTAATGTCCCTAGAGAGCTAATTTGAGCCAAACTTTCGGGAATTTCACCCGAAAGATGGTTACGTGATAAATCAATAGATTCCAAAGAGGTCAGTTGGCCTATTCCCGACATGATTGATCCGCTAAGATTGTTCCTTGATAAATTTAAGAATTTCAAACCAAGTAGACTTGATATGTCTTCCGGAATTTGGCCTTCTAGCTTATTGCTGGAAATATCAATGCCTTTAAGTAATCTGAATGAGTACCCACCTCCAAATGTATGTTCTTCGTTTTTCCACATCACCCGTGTATCATCAACGCCGACATTATTTAGATAATATGCCAAAGTAATATCAGAATTTTGCAAGAGCTTATTTGAATTAGCCATGCTTGCCAATTTGTGAAAACATCTTGGAATTGTTCCGGAGATGCTGTTTTGTGACAGGTCCAAGAGTTGGAGTTTAGAAAGATCGCAAATGCTTGTAGGTAAACCCCCAACAAAGCGATTATTTTGTAAGCTAAGGATGCCAAGATTCGGAAAACTATGCCCAAAACTAGGGGGTATGTGCCCAATCAATGAATTATTTGACAGGTCAAGAATTACCAGTGACTTGCAATTTAATAGGGACGTCGGTATTTCACCAGATAGATTATTATTGCTCAGGTGTAGCACACCCAGCTCGTGTAGCGCACCCACTGAAGTCGGTACATTTCCCCAAATATTGTTATTCTCTAGATGGAGGGTCACTAATTGGTCGAGATAGCTCCAACAATCCGGAAACTTTTctaaaaagaaattgtttgatagGTCGAGATAGATAAGAGGCCTTTGGATTTGTTGGCACAAAAAAGAATCAAGGTCCTTTGAAAATTTGTTATTGTTTAGATATAAGATTGAAACATTATTACCTAGAAATAAGGGTATTGAACCTTCCAAATTGTTGAAACTTAGGTCAATTTCACAGAGACTGTCGAAGATGATTGGTATATCTGGAAGTGTACCGTAAATCATATTATGAGACATGTCTAGTCGAAACCCTCACCCTAAGCTTGACTTCCAAAAAGTAACAGGAATTGTATCTGAAATACTAGCAGTAGATATGTCAATCCATAACAAGTTTTTTTGGGTTAGAAGCCACCTTGGAAAATTAGGGCCTACCTTACATGACCTCAAACCTACCGTGTTGAGCTGAAATGGAGGAATCCAATTAGAATCAACGTTAACTACTACTTCTATGTTATCTGACAACCTAAGTTCTTGTAGTTTTGACAGGTTTGATAAGTGGGCGTTTGTGAAAGTTCCAGTCAAAGAATTCGAAGAAAGATCCAAACTCTCAAGCATCGTAAGTTCCCCAATGGCTTGAGTAATGCTACCATTGAGCTGATTGTCACCAACGTCTAATTCCCTTAAGGAAGAAAAGGAGCCAATATTGTCCGGGATCAAGCCCCAAATTTGGTTTTGGCTTAATCGTAGAGACACTAATGACTTGTGTGGACATGAAGAAAAAGATTGGACGATGTTAGAGAACTTGTAGTTGAGATTCGTAGAAGACAAGTCTAGAATTTGTAGGCTACATAAGTTATCAAGGCGTTTCATAGCCCTTTCGGAGAATTCCAAATCATTTCCAAACATTTCATTGTAGGAGAGGTCAAGATATATAAGGTTggtttcaagtccattcaagttCAACAACCACTCAAATATTGATGTGTCATTAAAGTTATTATCTGAAAGGCTGAGGACGCCAAGGGTTGTGGATGAATTATTATATGAAAGAGGAGAAGATGGTGAGCTTAGAGATAGTCCACACCCATCCAAATGGAGCTTTCGTAAGGAAGGAAGGTTGTTAACAATAAAGAGCCAAGTATTCGTGGCAACACTTAGATCAACGCCACTCAAATCCAGTACTCTTAACAACCTGAGACGCGAAAGCCACCCCAAGCTAGCCACCCTCATGTTAAGGTCATTAAGATCGAGGGACGTTAATCTAGATAAATTTCCGATCTCTTGAGGTATCACACCCCCGAACCCAGCATTGGAGAGATTAAGGTACTCTAAACTATCTAGTGAACCTATAAACTTTGGTAATTGTCCTCCGAAATTATTAAAACTAAGGTCCAAATATTTCAAATACTTCAAGTCAAGTAGAGAAGCGCTTAGTGTACCTTCAAGACAAGACTCATAGCCAGAATCACCAGAGACAAAGCCGCGAAGTTTGAGACTGATGACATGGCCAGATTGGTTGTTGCAGCGAATACCACGCCATTGGCAGCATTCCTTACTGTCTCCCCAATCGTTGAGGAGACCGCAATTGTCGACACTAATGCTCTCCTTGAAGTGAAGGAGTGCATCTCTCTCGCTCTCGACACATTGGATATCGATGTCATTAACATCTAGTGATCCAACTTGACAACTAAAATAGGTTAGCCATGCATTAAAGAGTATAAGGAGAATGTGAAAATAGAGGGCATTCATTTTTactataaaatattaaaattattgtttatgctATAAATATTGAGCAAATGTTATTTGTTTAGCCATGCATTGAGAATGTATTTATACAGCAGTCCGTATTGTTAGTAACTAGGTAGTTTGATTAGTAAACTATTTTGATTGAATTTGTTAGAATGTTCATACTTCATACCAACACCAACGTTTTAGACGGGGTAATATAATCAATCAATAATCAAATATTCTAGACGGGGTAAAAGTTTTCAAAAGACTGGTTTAAGGATGAGGTCATTTGAATATAGTTCATCCTCAACCTTATTTGTCTCGAATCTGTAAATCTTTCTTAAAACGACAATATTCATcctcaaatttatttgaaatagtTCATCCTGAAATTTTGTGGCGCTCACATATGAAGTGGAAAAATGCAAAAACACGATTTTTAAAGTGGTTCGGCAAATGATTATATCCACTATCTCATCTATCATATAATCTATAGTATCATCTCATGAATACAATAAATCAACCTAAAATCCCGAGCACACATCTCACTCAAAAGGGTCATGGATAAATTCTCATACAACACTCTCCTTCTGTGGTGATCATCACATATTACCACGGTGGAGATATCATTAATGCGGCTACATCTCACACACACCCTAGCTAAAATACATATCGCCCCGTCCTTATATAGAAAACATATCACAAACAAGTTTTACCTTTAATACATGTATATTTTTAATTACTCTATAACATTCATGTATTATACGTTATTACGTTATTACTACCATTTAATTTATTAATGTATCAAATATCATTCATCTCCATCCTTTGTCATCATTGATTACCATGAAAATTAAATTCGTACATATCTTaagtcttaaacaagaatttaggTTTAATATTAGGAAAAGTTAGCTATATAGTGTAATACCCACCCCTTTTAGAGATCTATTAACCAGCGTTGACTGACTTTGGGAGCGGTAATAGCCCTTAGAAATACATACCAAAGTTATCTTATGTggtgagttaggggtggtactcgatagagtagaggctactcgatcgagtagcttggatactcgatcgagtatgggacactcgatcgagtaacgggttttcagcgagggtttataatcgcgttttgttatatccgcaaaccatttccgcctcatttcttcagatccttaggtcgcctccttcccttccctt from Silene latifolia isolate original U9 population chromosome 5, ASM4854445v1, whole genome shotgun sequence encodes the following:
- the LOC141654813 gene encoding receptor-like protein EIX2 — protein: MNALYFHILLILFNAWLTYFSCQVGSLDVNDIDIQCVESERDALLHFKESISVDNCGLLNDWGDSKECCQWRGIRCNNQSGHVISLKLRGFVSGDSGYESCLEGTLSASLLDLKYLKYLDLSFNNFGGQLPKFIGSLDSLEYLNLSNAGFGGVIPQEIGNLSRLTSLDLNDLNMRVASLGWLSRLRLLRVLDLSGVDLSVATNTWLFIVNNLPSLRKLHLDGCGLSLSSPSSPLSYNNSSTTLGVLSLSDNNFNDTSIFEWLLNLNGLETNLIYLDLSYNEMFGNDLEFSERAMKRLDNLCSLQILDLSSTNLNYKFSNIVQSFSSCPHKSLVSLRLSQNQIWGLIPDNIGSFSSLRELDVGDNQLNGSITQAIGELTMLESLDLSSNSLTGTFTNAHLSNLSKLQELRLSDNIEVVVNVDSNWIPPFQLNTVGLRSCKVGPNFPRWLLTQKNLLWIDISTASISDTIPVTFWKSSLG